The Erinaceus europaeus chromosome 16, mEriEur2.1, whole genome shotgun sequence genome includes a window with the following:
- the EMC4 gene encoding ER membrane protein complex subunit 4 isoform X1 codes for MAAQGSLVANRGRRFKWAIELSGPGGGSRGRSDRGGSQGDSLYPVGYLDKQVPDTSVQETDRILVEKRCWDIALGPLKQIPMNLFIMYMAGNTISIFPTMMVCMMAWRPIQALMAISATFKMLESSSQKFLQGLVYLIGNLMGLALAVYKCQSMGLLPTHASDWLAFIEPPERMEFSGGGLLL; via the exons ATGGCGGCCCAGGGGAGTCTTGTGGCTAACCGAGGACGGCGCTTCAAATGGGCCATTGAGCTGAGCGGGCCGGGAGGCGGCAGCAG GGGCCGAAGTGACCGGGGCGGCAGCCAGGGAGACTCGCTGTACCCGGTTGGTTACTTGGACAAGCAAGTGCCTGATACCAGCGTGCAAGAGACAGACCGGATCCTGGTGGAGAAG cgTTGCTGGGACATTGCCTTGGGTCCACTGAAACAGATTCCCATGAACCTCTTCATCATGTACATGGCAGGCAATACTATCTCCATCTTCCCTAcaatgatggtgtgtatgatggcTTGGCGACCCATTCAAGCACTTATGGCTATTTCAGCCA CTTTCAAGATGCTAGAAAGTTCAAGCCAGAAGTTTCTGCAGGGTTTGGTGTATCTCATTGGGAATCTCATGGGTTTGGCGTTGGCTGTTTATAAGTGCCAGTCCATGGGACTCTTGCCTACACATGCATCAGACTGGTTGGCCTTCATTGAGCCCCCTGAG AGAATGGAGTTTAGTGGAGGAGGATTACTTTTGTGA
- the EMC4 gene encoding ER membrane protein complex subunit 4 isoform X2: protein MAAQGSLVANRGRRFKWAIELSGPGGGSRGRSDRGGSQGDSLYPVGYLDKQVPDTSVQETDRILVEKRCWDIALGPLKQIPMNLFIMYMAGNTISIFPTMMVCMMAWRPIQALMAISAKNGV from the exons ATGGCGGCCCAGGGGAGTCTTGTGGCTAACCGAGGACGGCGCTTCAAATGGGCCATTGAGCTGAGCGGGCCGGGAGGCGGCAGCAG GGGCCGAAGTGACCGGGGCGGCAGCCAGGGAGACTCGCTGTACCCGGTTGGTTACTTGGACAAGCAAGTGCCTGATACCAGCGTGCAAGAGACAGACCGGATCCTGGTGGAGAAG cgTTGCTGGGACATTGCCTTGGGTCCACTGAAACAGATTCCCATGAACCTCTTCATCATGTACATGGCAGGCAATACTATCTCCATCTTCCCTAcaatgatggtgtgtatgatggcTTGGCGACCCATTCAAGCACTTATGGCTATTTCAGCCA AGAATGGAGTTTAG
- the EMC4 gene encoding ER membrane protein complex subunit 4 isoform X3: protein MNLFIMYMAGNTISIFPTMMVCMMAWRPIQALMAISATFKMLESSSQKFLQGLVYLIGNLMGLALAVYKCQSMGLLPTHASDWLAFIEPPERMEFSGGGLLL from the exons ATGAACCTCTTCATCATGTACATGGCAGGCAATACTATCTCCATCTTCCCTAcaatgatggtgtgtatgatggcTTGGCGACCCATTCAAGCACTTATGGCTATTTCAGCCA CTTTCAAGATGCTAGAAAGTTCAAGCCAGAAGTTTCTGCAGGGTTTGGTGTATCTCATTGGGAATCTCATGGGTTTGGCGTTGGCTGTTTATAAGTGCCAGTCCATGGGACTCTTGCCTACACATGCATCAGACTGGTTGGCCTTCATTGAGCCCCCTGAG AGAATGGAGTTTAGTGGAGGAGGATTACTTTTGTGA